A single Macaca mulatta isolate MMU2019108-1 chromosome 15, T2T-MMU8v2.0, whole genome shotgun sequence DNA region contains:
- the ZNF658 gene encoding zinc finger protein 658 isoform X2, translating to MWTESHQVEQQKMNISQASVSFQDVTVEFTQEEWQHLGPVERTLYRDVMLENYSHLISVGYCITKPKVISRLEQGEEPWSLEDEFLNQKHQGYFKVDHIKGIWEKQEKPLWQEIFISDADKTLSKEREKVLEKPSNLEIAPEFSEKLPCKCDSHRINLPIASELIISERKYSRKKAEYMNVCEKLQLDINHEKAHPGQKSYEHGKNAKAYKKYQHWKFQTLEESFECDGSGQGLHDKTICITPESFPTVEKSCKDDEFRKNFDKTTLFNDMRTDTRGKCSDLNEYGTSCDKTTTVEYNKVHMAMTHYECNERGINFSRKSPLTQSQRTITGRSAFESNKCEENFRQSSAHIVHQKTQTGDKFGDYNECTNALYQKLDFTAHQRIHTEDKFYLSDEHGKCRKSFYQKGHLIQHQRPHSGEKPYQYEECAKSFCSSSHPIQHPGTYVGFKLYECNECGKAFCQNSNLSKHLRIHTKEKPCDNNGCGRSYKLPLTGHQKTDAEMKLCDGSEYGKTSHLKGHQRILMGEKPYECIECGKTFSKTSHLRAHQRIHTGEKPYECVECEKTFSHKTHLSVHQRVHTGEKPYECNDCGKSFTYNSALRAHQRIHTGEKPYECSDCEKTFAHNSALRAHHRIHTGEKPYECNECGRSFAHISVLKAHQRIHTGEKPYECNECGRSFTYNSALRAHQRIHTGRKPYECSDCEKTFAHNSALKIHQRIHTGEKPYECNECEKTFAHNSALRAHQNIHTGEKLYECNECGKTFFQKTRLSTHRRIHTGEKPYECSKCGKTFSQKSYLSGHERIHTGEKPYECNICGKTFVYKAALIVHQRIHTGEKPYECNECGKTFSQRTHLCAHQRIHTGEKPYECNECGKTFADNSALRAHHRIHTGEKPYECNECGKTFSKTSHLRAHLRTRSGEKPYECNECGKTFSEKSYVSAHQRVHTGEKPYECNVCGKPFAHNSTLRVHQRIHTGEKSYECNDCGKTFSQKSHLSAHQRIHTGEKPYECNECGKAFAQNSTLRVHQRIHTGEKPYECDECGKTFVRKAALRVHHTRMHTREKTLACNGFGKS from the exons ATGTGGACAGAATCTCACCAAGTG GAGCAGCAGAAAATGAACATCTCTCAG GCATCAGTGTCATTCCAGGACGTGACTGTGGAATTCACCCAGGAGGAGTGGCAGCACCTGGGCCCTGTTGAGAGGACCCTGTACAGAGACGTGATGCTGGAGAACTACAGCCACCTCATCTCAGTGG gATATTGCATTACTAAACCCAAGGTGATCTCCAGGTTGGAGCAAGGAGAAGAGCCATGGTCCTTAGAAGATGAATTCCTGAACCAGAAGCACCAAG gatattttaaaGTTGATCACATCAAAGGGATctgggaaaaacaagaaaaacctcTGTGGCAAGAAATATTCATCAGTGATGCTGACAAAACATTAAGTAAAGAACGAGAGAAAGTTTTAGAAAAACCATCTAATCTGGAAATAGCTCCAGAGTTTTCAGAAAAACTACCCTGTAAATGTGACTCACATAGAATTAATTTGCCAATTGCTTCTGAATTAAttataagtgaaagaaaatattcaagaaagAAGGCTGAATACATGAATGTGTGTGAGAAATTGCAGCTTGATATTAATCATGAGAAAGCTCATCCTGGACAGAAATCTTATGAACATGGTAAAAATGCGAAAGCTTATAAGAAATATCAGCATTGGAAATTTCAAACTTTGGAGGAATCTTTTGAATGTGATGGATCTGGACAAGGTTTACATGATAAGACAATTTGTATTACACCTGAGAGTTTTCCAACAGTAGAAAAGTCCTGTAAGGATGATGAATTTAGAAAAAACTTTGATAAAACCACTTTATTTAACGACATGAGAACTGACACAAGGGGGAAATGCTCTGATCTTAATGAATATGGGACATCCTGTGACAAAACCACCACTGTTGAATACAATAAAGTTCACATGGCTATGACACATTATGAGTGTAATGAAAGGGGGATTAATTTCAGTAGGAAGTCACCCCTCACTCAGTCTCAGAGAACTATTACAGGACGGAGTGCTTTTGAAAGCaataaatgtgaagaaaattTTAGGCAGAGCTCCGCCCATATAGTACATCAGAAAACACAAACTGGAGATAAATTTGGTGACTATAATGAATGTACAAATGCCCTCTACCAGAAATTAGACTTTACAgcacatcagagaattcacacagAAGATAAATTCTACCTTTCTGATGAACATGGGAAATGCAGAAAATCCTTTTACCAGAAGGGACACCTCATTCAGCATCAGAGGCCCCACTCAGGAGAGAAACCTTACCAATATGAAGAATGTGCGAAATCCTTTTGTTCAAGTTCACATCCTATTCAGCATCCTGGAACTTACGTGGGATTCAAACTTtatgaatgtaatgaatgtgggaaagctttcTGTCAGAATTCAAACCTCAGTAAACATCTGAGAATTCACACAAAAGAGAAACCTTGTGATAACAATGGCTGTGGGAGATCTTACAAGTTACCCCTCACAGGACACCAGAAAACAGATGcagagatgaaactctgtgatgGCAGTGAATATGGGAAGACATCACATCTCAAAGGACATCAGAGAATTCTCATGggggagaaaccctatgaatgtattGAATGTGGGAAAACTTTCTCCAAGACATCACATCTCAGAgcacatcagagaattcacacaggtgaaaaaccctatgaatgtgtTGAATGTGAGAAAACTTTCTCTCACAAGACACACCTGAGTGTACATCAGAGAGTTCATACGggggagaaaccctatgaatgtaatgaCTGTGGGAAATCTTTTACCTATAACTCAGCCCTGAGAGCACATCAAAGAATTCACACTGGCGAGAAGCCCTACGAATGCAGTGACTGTGAGAAAACTTTTGCCCATAATTCAGCCCTCAGAGCACATCATAGAATTCACACGGGggagaaaccttatgaatgtaatgaatgtggaagGTCTTTTGCCCATATTTCTGTTCTCAAGGCACATCAAAGAATTCACACAggggagaaaccctatgaatgtaatgaatgtgggagaTCTTTCACCTACAATTCAGCCCTGAGAgcacatcagagaattcacacaggtagaaaaccctatgaatgtagtGACTGTGAGAAAACTTTTGCCCATAATTCAGCCCTCAAAatacatcagagaattcacacaggggagaaaccctatgaatgtaatgaatgtgaGAAAACGTTTGCCCATAATTCAGCCCTTAGAGCGCATCAGAACATCCATACGGGGGAGAAACTCTATGAgtgtaatgaatgtggaaaaaCTTTTTTCCAGAAGACACGCCTCAGTACACATCGGAGGATTCACACAggggagaaaccctatgaatgtagcAAGTGTGGAAAAACTTTCTCCCAGAAATCATACCTCAGTGGACATGAGAGAATTCACACAGgggaaaaaccctatgaatgtaacaTATGTGGGAAAACTTTTGTCTATAAGGCAGCCCTCATAGTGCATCAAAGAATTCACACAggggagaaaccctatgaatgtaacgAATGTGGGAAAACTTTCTCCCAAAGAACGCACCTCTGTgcacatcagagaattcatactggggagaagccctatgagtgtaatgaatgtgggaaaacGTTTGCTGATAATTCAGCCCTCAGGGCACATCACAGAATTCACACAggggagaaaccctatgaatgtaatgaatgtgggaagACTTTCTCCAAGACATCACATCTCAGAGCACATCTTAGAACTCGCTCAggggagaaaccctatgaatgtaatgaatgtgggaaaaccTTCTCTGAGAAGTCATATGTTAGTGCCCATCAGAGAGTTCATAcgggagagaaaccctatgaatgtaatgtATGTGGGAAGCCATTTGCCCATAATTCAACCCTCAGAGTACATCAAAGAATTCACACAGGGGAGAAATCCTATGAATGTAATGATTGTGGGAAAACGTTCTCTCAGAAATCACACCTTAGTGCACACCAGAGAATTCACACAGGggagaaaccttatgaatgtaaTGAATGCGGGAAAGCTTTTGCCCAAAATTCAACTCTGAGAGTACACCAGAGAATTCACACAggggagaaaccctatgaatgtgaTGAATGTGGGAAAACTTTTGTCCGTAAGGCAGCTCTCAGAGTACATCACACCAGAATGCATACCAGAGAGAAAACCCTAGCATGTAATGGATTTGGGAAGTCCTGA
- the ZNF658 gene encoding zinc finger protein 658 isoform X1, with protein sequence MLLDYSGIMSQENHYQVEPSHVRDHLCRNCEADQVFHDPIALSSFPAEPPQFSPLFQEQQKMNISQASVSFQDVTVEFTQEEWQHLGPVERTLYRDVMLENYSHLISVGYCITKPKVISRLEQGEEPWSLEDEFLNQKHQGYFKVDHIKGIWEKQEKPLWQEIFISDADKTLSKEREKVLEKPSNLEIAPEFSEKLPCKCDSHRINLPIASELIISERKYSRKKAEYMNVCEKLQLDINHEKAHPGQKSYEHGKNAKAYKKYQHWKFQTLEESFECDGSGQGLHDKTICITPESFPTVEKSCKDDEFRKNFDKTTLFNDMRTDTRGKCSDLNEYGTSCDKTTTVEYNKVHMAMTHYECNERGINFSRKSPLTQSQRTITGRSAFESNKCEENFRQSSAHIVHQKTQTGDKFGDYNECTNALYQKLDFTAHQRIHTEDKFYLSDEHGKCRKSFYQKGHLIQHQRPHSGEKPYQYEECAKSFCSSSHPIQHPGTYVGFKLYECNECGKAFCQNSNLSKHLRIHTKEKPCDNNGCGRSYKLPLTGHQKTDAEMKLCDGSEYGKTSHLKGHQRILMGEKPYECIECGKTFSKTSHLRAHQRIHTGEKPYECVECEKTFSHKTHLSVHQRVHTGEKPYECNDCGKSFTYNSALRAHQRIHTGEKPYECSDCEKTFAHNSALRAHHRIHTGEKPYECNECGRSFAHISVLKAHQRIHTGEKPYECNECGRSFTYNSALRAHQRIHTGRKPYECSDCEKTFAHNSALKIHQRIHTGEKPYECNECEKTFAHNSALRAHQNIHTGEKLYECNECGKTFFQKTRLSTHRRIHTGEKPYECSKCGKTFSQKSYLSGHERIHTGEKPYECNICGKTFVYKAALIVHQRIHTGEKPYECNECGKTFSQRTHLCAHQRIHTGEKPYECNECGKTFADNSALRAHHRIHTGEKPYECNECGKTFSKTSHLRAHLRTRSGEKPYECNECGKTFSEKSYVSAHQRVHTGEKPYECNVCGKPFAHNSTLRVHQRIHTGEKSYECNDCGKTFSQKSHLSAHQRIHTGEKPYECNECGKAFAQNSTLRVHQRIHTGEKPYECDECGKTFVRKAALRVHHTRMHTREKTLACNGFGKS encoded by the exons ATGCTCCTTGATTACAGTGGGATTATGTCGCAGGAAAACCATTATCAAGTCGAACCATCTCATGTCAGGGACCATCTCTGTAGGAACTGTGAGGCAGACCAGGTCTTTCATGACCCCAttgctctttcctccttcccagcTGAACCTCCACAGTTCTCTCCACTCTTCCAGGAGCAGCAGAAAATGAACATCTCTCAG GCATCAGTGTCATTCCAGGACGTGACTGTGGAATTCACCCAGGAGGAGTGGCAGCACCTGGGCCCTGTTGAGAGGACCCTGTACAGAGACGTGATGCTGGAGAACTACAGCCACCTCATCTCAGTGG gATATTGCATTACTAAACCCAAGGTGATCTCCAGGTTGGAGCAAGGAGAAGAGCCATGGTCCTTAGAAGATGAATTCCTGAACCAGAAGCACCAAG gatattttaaaGTTGATCACATCAAAGGGATctgggaaaaacaagaaaaacctcTGTGGCAAGAAATATTCATCAGTGATGCTGACAAAACATTAAGTAAAGAACGAGAGAAAGTTTTAGAAAAACCATCTAATCTGGAAATAGCTCCAGAGTTTTCAGAAAAACTACCCTGTAAATGTGACTCACATAGAATTAATTTGCCAATTGCTTCTGAATTAAttataagtgaaagaaaatattcaagaaagAAGGCTGAATACATGAATGTGTGTGAGAAATTGCAGCTTGATATTAATCATGAGAAAGCTCATCCTGGACAGAAATCTTATGAACATGGTAAAAATGCGAAAGCTTATAAGAAATATCAGCATTGGAAATTTCAAACTTTGGAGGAATCTTTTGAATGTGATGGATCTGGACAAGGTTTACATGATAAGACAATTTGTATTACACCTGAGAGTTTTCCAACAGTAGAAAAGTCCTGTAAGGATGATGAATTTAGAAAAAACTTTGATAAAACCACTTTATTTAACGACATGAGAACTGACACAAGGGGGAAATGCTCTGATCTTAATGAATATGGGACATCCTGTGACAAAACCACCACTGTTGAATACAATAAAGTTCACATGGCTATGACACATTATGAGTGTAATGAAAGGGGGATTAATTTCAGTAGGAAGTCACCCCTCACTCAGTCTCAGAGAACTATTACAGGACGGAGTGCTTTTGAAAGCaataaatgtgaagaaaattTTAGGCAGAGCTCCGCCCATATAGTACATCAGAAAACACAAACTGGAGATAAATTTGGTGACTATAATGAATGTACAAATGCCCTCTACCAGAAATTAGACTTTACAgcacatcagagaattcacacagAAGATAAATTCTACCTTTCTGATGAACATGGGAAATGCAGAAAATCCTTTTACCAGAAGGGACACCTCATTCAGCATCAGAGGCCCCACTCAGGAGAGAAACCTTACCAATATGAAGAATGTGCGAAATCCTTTTGTTCAAGTTCACATCCTATTCAGCATCCTGGAACTTACGTGGGATTCAAACTTtatgaatgtaatgaatgtgggaaagctttcTGTCAGAATTCAAACCTCAGTAAACATCTGAGAATTCACACAAAAGAGAAACCTTGTGATAACAATGGCTGTGGGAGATCTTACAAGTTACCCCTCACAGGACACCAGAAAACAGATGcagagatgaaactctgtgatgGCAGTGAATATGGGAAGACATCACATCTCAAAGGACATCAGAGAATTCTCATGggggagaaaccctatgaatgtattGAATGTGGGAAAACTTTCTCCAAGACATCACATCTCAGAgcacatcagagaattcacacaggtgaaaaaccctatgaatgtgtTGAATGTGAGAAAACTTTCTCTCACAAGACACACCTGAGTGTACATCAGAGAGTTCATACGggggagaaaccctatgaatgtaatgaCTGTGGGAAATCTTTTACCTATAACTCAGCCCTGAGAGCACATCAAAGAATTCACACTGGCGAGAAGCCCTACGAATGCAGTGACTGTGAGAAAACTTTTGCCCATAATTCAGCCCTCAGAGCACATCATAGAATTCACACGGGggagaaaccttatgaatgtaatgaatgtggaagGTCTTTTGCCCATATTTCTGTTCTCAAGGCACATCAAAGAATTCACACAggggagaaaccctatgaatgtaatgaatgtgggagaTCTTTCACCTACAATTCAGCCCTGAGAgcacatcagagaattcacacaggtagaaaaccctatgaatgtagtGACTGTGAGAAAACTTTTGCCCATAATTCAGCCCTCAAAatacatcagagaattcacacaggggagaaaccctatgaatgtaatgaatgtgaGAAAACGTTTGCCCATAATTCAGCCCTTAGAGCGCATCAGAACATCCATACGGGGGAGAAACTCTATGAgtgtaatgaatgtggaaaaaCTTTTTTCCAGAAGACACGCCTCAGTACACATCGGAGGATTCACACAggggagaaaccctatgaatgtagcAAGTGTGGAAAAACTTTCTCCCAGAAATCATACCTCAGTGGACATGAGAGAATTCACACAGgggaaaaaccctatgaatgtaacaTATGTGGGAAAACTTTTGTCTATAAGGCAGCCCTCATAGTGCATCAAAGAATTCACACAggggagaaaccctatgaatgtaacgAATGTGGGAAAACTTTCTCCCAAAGAACGCACCTCTGTgcacatcagagaattcatactggggagaagccctatgagtgtaatgaatgtgggaaaacGTTTGCTGATAATTCAGCCCTCAGGGCACATCACAGAATTCACACAggggagaaaccctatgaatgtaatgaatgtgggaagACTTTCTCCAAGACATCACATCTCAGAGCACATCTTAGAACTCGCTCAggggagaaaccctatgaatgtaatgaatgtgggaaaaccTTCTCTGAGAAGTCATATGTTAGTGCCCATCAGAGAGTTCATAcgggagagaaaccctatgaatgtaatgtATGTGGGAAGCCATTTGCCCATAATTCAACCCTCAGAGTACATCAAAGAATTCACACAGGGGAGAAATCCTATGAATGTAATGATTGTGGGAAAACGTTCTCTCAGAAATCACACCTTAGTGCACACCAGAGAATTCACACAGGggagaaaccttatgaatgtaaTGAATGCGGGAAAGCTTTTGCCCAAAATTCAACTCTGAGAGTACACCAGAGAATTCACACAggggagaaaccctatgaatgtgaTGAATGTGGGAAAACTTTTGTCCGTAAGGCAGCTCTCAGAGTACATCACACCAGAATGCATACCAGAGAGAAAACCCTAGCATGTAATGGATTTGGGAAGTCCTGA
- the ZNF658 gene encoding zinc finger protein 658 isoform X3 → MNISQASVSFQDVTVEFTQEEWQHLGPVERTLYRDVMLENYSHLISVGYCITKPKVISRLEQGEEPWSLEDEFLNQKHQGYFKVDHIKGIWEKQEKPLWQEIFISDADKTLSKEREKVLEKPSNLEIAPEFSEKLPCKCDSHRINLPIASELIISERKYSRKKAEYMNVCEKLQLDINHEKAHPGQKSYEHGKNAKAYKKYQHWKFQTLEESFECDGSGQGLHDKTICITPESFPTVEKSCKDDEFRKNFDKTTLFNDMRTDTRGKCSDLNEYGTSCDKTTTVEYNKVHMAMTHYECNERGINFSRKSPLTQSQRTITGRSAFESNKCEENFRQSSAHIVHQKTQTGDKFGDYNECTNALYQKLDFTAHQRIHTEDKFYLSDEHGKCRKSFYQKGHLIQHQRPHSGEKPYQYEECAKSFCSSSHPIQHPGTYVGFKLYECNECGKAFCQNSNLSKHLRIHTKEKPCDNNGCGRSYKLPLTGHQKTDAEMKLCDGSEYGKTSHLKGHQRILMGEKPYECIECGKTFSKTSHLRAHQRIHTGEKPYECVECEKTFSHKTHLSVHQRVHTGEKPYECNDCGKSFTYNSALRAHQRIHTGEKPYECSDCEKTFAHNSALRAHHRIHTGEKPYECNECGRSFAHISVLKAHQRIHTGEKPYECNECGRSFTYNSALRAHQRIHTGRKPYECSDCEKTFAHNSALKIHQRIHTGEKPYECNECEKTFAHNSALRAHQNIHTGEKLYECNECGKTFFQKTRLSTHRRIHTGEKPYECSKCGKTFSQKSYLSGHERIHTGEKPYECNICGKTFVYKAALIVHQRIHTGEKPYECNECGKTFSQRTHLCAHQRIHTGEKPYECNECGKTFADNSALRAHHRIHTGEKPYECNECGKTFSKTSHLRAHLRTRSGEKPYECNECGKTFSEKSYVSAHQRVHTGEKPYECNVCGKPFAHNSTLRVHQRIHTGEKSYECNDCGKTFSQKSHLSAHQRIHTGEKPYECNECGKAFAQNSTLRVHQRIHTGEKPYECDECGKTFVRKAALRVHHTRMHTREKTLACNGFGKS, encoded by the exons ATGAACATCTCTCAG GCATCAGTGTCATTCCAGGACGTGACTGTGGAATTCACCCAGGAGGAGTGGCAGCACCTGGGCCCTGTTGAGAGGACCCTGTACAGAGACGTGATGCTGGAGAACTACAGCCACCTCATCTCAGTGG gATATTGCATTACTAAACCCAAGGTGATCTCCAGGTTGGAGCAAGGAGAAGAGCCATGGTCCTTAGAAGATGAATTCCTGAACCAGAAGCACCAAG gatattttaaaGTTGATCACATCAAAGGGATctgggaaaaacaagaaaaacctcTGTGGCAAGAAATATTCATCAGTGATGCTGACAAAACATTAAGTAAAGAACGAGAGAAAGTTTTAGAAAAACCATCTAATCTGGAAATAGCTCCAGAGTTTTCAGAAAAACTACCCTGTAAATGTGACTCACATAGAATTAATTTGCCAATTGCTTCTGAATTAAttataagtgaaagaaaatattcaagaaagAAGGCTGAATACATGAATGTGTGTGAGAAATTGCAGCTTGATATTAATCATGAGAAAGCTCATCCTGGACAGAAATCTTATGAACATGGTAAAAATGCGAAAGCTTATAAGAAATATCAGCATTGGAAATTTCAAACTTTGGAGGAATCTTTTGAATGTGATGGATCTGGACAAGGTTTACATGATAAGACAATTTGTATTACACCTGAGAGTTTTCCAACAGTAGAAAAGTCCTGTAAGGATGATGAATTTAGAAAAAACTTTGATAAAACCACTTTATTTAACGACATGAGAACTGACACAAGGGGGAAATGCTCTGATCTTAATGAATATGGGACATCCTGTGACAAAACCACCACTGTTGAATACAATAAAGTTCACATGGCTATGACACATTATGAGTGTAATGAAAGGGGGATTAATTTCAGTAGGAAGTCACCCCTCACTCAGTCTCAGAGAACTATTACAGGACGGAGTGCTTTTGAAAGCaataaatgtgaagaaaattTTAGGCAGAGCTCCGCCCATATAGTACATCAGAAAACACAAACTGGAGATAAATTTGGTGACTATAATGAATGTACAAATGCCCTCTACCAGAAATTAGACTTTACAgcacatcagagaattcacacagAAGATAAATTCTACCTTTCTGATGAACATGGGAAATGCAGAAAATCCTTTTACCAGAAGGGACACCTCATTCAGCATCAGAGGCCCCACTCAGGAGAGAAACCTTACCAATATGAAGAATGTGCGAAATCCTTTTGTTCAAGTTCACATCCTATTCAGCATCCTGGAACTTACGTGGGATTCAAACTTtatgaatgtaatgaatgtgggaaagctttcTGTCAGAATTCAAACCTCAGTAAACATCTGAGAATTCACACAAAAGAGAAACCTTGTGATAACAATGGCTGTGGGAGATCTTACAAGTTACCCCTCACAGGACACCAGAAAACAGATGcagagatgaaactctgtgatgGCAGTGAATATGGGAAGACATCACATCTCAAAGGACATCAGAGAATTCTCATGggggagaaaccctatgaatgtattGAATGTGGGAAAACTTTCTCCAAGACATCACATCTCAGAgcacatcagagaattcacacaggtgaaaaaccctatgaatgtgtTGAATGTGAGAAAACTTTCTCTCACAAGACACACCTGAGTGTACATCAGAGAGTTCATACGggggagaaaccctatgaatgtaatgaCTGTGGGAAATCTTTTACCTATAACTCAGCCCTGAGAGCACATCAAAGAATTCACACTGGCGAGAAGCCCTACGAATGCAGTGACTGTGAGAAAACTTTTGCCCATAATTCAGCCCTCAGAGCACATCATAGAATTCACACGGGggagaaaccttatgaatgtaatgaatgtggaagGTCTTTTGCCCATATTTCTGTTCTCAAGGCACATCAAAGAATTCACACAggggagaaaccctatgaatgtaatgaatgtgggagaTCTTTCACCTACAATTCAGCCCTGAGAgcacatcagagaattcacacaggtagaaaaccctatgaatgtagtGACTGTGAGAAAACTTTTGCCCATAATTCAGCCCTCAAAatacatcagagaattcacacaggggagaaaccctatgaatgtaatgaatgtgaGAAAACGTTTGCCCATAATTCAGCCCTTAGAGCGCATCAGAACATCCATACGGGGGAGAAACTCTATGAgtgtaatgaatgtggaaaaaCTTTTTTCCAGAAGACACGCCTCAGTACACATCGGAGGATTCACACAggggagaaaccctatgaatgtagcAAGTGTGGAAAAACTTTCTCCCAGAAATCATACCTCAGTGGACATGAGAGAATTCACACAGgggaaaaaccctatgaatgtaacaTATGTGGGAAAACTTTTGTCTATAAGGCAGCCCTCATAGTGCATCAAAGAATTCACACAggggagaaaccctatgaatgtaacgAATGTGGGAAAACTTTCTCCCAAAGAACGCACCTCTGTgcacatcagagaattcatactggggagaagccctatgagtgtaatgaatgtgggaaaacGTTTGCTGATAATTCAGCCCTCAGGGCACATCACAGAATTCACACAggggagaaaccctatgaatgtaatgaatgtgggaagACTTTCTCCAAGACATCACATCTCAGAGCACATCTTAGAACTCGCTCAggggagaaaccctatgaatgtaatgaatgtgggaaaaccTTCTCTGAGAAGTCATATGTTAGTGCCCATCAGAGAGTTCATAcgggagagaaaccctatgaatgtaatgtATGTGGGAAGCCATTTGCCCATAATTCAACCCTCAGAGTACATCAAAGAATTCACACAGGGGAGAAATCCTATGAATGTAATGATTGTGGGAAAACGTTCTCTCAGAAATCACACCTTAGTGCACACCAGAGAATTCACACAGGggagaaaccttatgaatgtaaTGAATGCGGGAAAGCTTTTGCCCAAAATTCAACTCTGAGAGTACACCAGAGAATTCACACAggggagaaaccctatgaatgtgaTGAATGTGGGAAAACTTTTGTCCGTAAGGCAGCTCTCAGAGTACATCACACCAGAATGCATACCAGAGAGAAAACCCTAGCATGTAATGGATTTGGGAAGTCCTGA